In one Streptomyces marincola genomic region, the following are encoded:
- a CDS encoding putative hydro-lyase, with translation MTTPEAPPHLSPAAARAHFRAGGARPTAGWAPGHLQANLVSVPSDWATDLEQFCRLNPQPCPVLDVTAPGAWHTGLAPDADLRTDLPRYRVWEDGTLVDEPGDVRGHWREDLVTFLLGCSFTFENALTEAGIPLRHVEQGRNVPMYLTNRPCRPGGRLSGPLVVSMRPVPARLVAGAWRASASIPAAHGGPVHVGDGAHLGIRDLDRPDFGDRVDLLPGDVPVFWACGVTPQAALMAARIPFAITHAPGYMFITDARDKEYRVA, from the coding sequence ATGACCACTCCGGAAGCACCCCCGCACCTGAGCCCCGCGGCGGCCCGCGCCCACTTCCGCGCCGGCGGCGCCCGGCCCACGGCCGGCTGGGCCCCGGGCCACCTCCAGGCCAACCTCGTCTCCGTGCCCTCCGACTGGGCCACCGACCTGGAGCAGTTCTGCCGGCTCAACCCGCAGCCCTGCCCCGTGCTCGACGTCACCGCGCCCGGCGCCTGGCACACCGGGCTCGCCCCCGACGCCGACCTGCGCACCGACCTGCCCCGCTACCGCGTCTGGGAGGACGGCACGCTCGTCGACGAGCCGGGCGACGTACGCGGCCACTGGCGCGAGGACCTGGTGACGTTCCTCCTCGGATGCAGCTTCACCTTCGAGAACGCGCTCACCGAGGCGGGCATCCCGCTGCGGCACGTCGAACAGGGCCGCAACGTGCCGATGTACCTCACCAACCGCCCCTGCCGGCCCGGCGGACGGCTGAGCGGCCCGCTCGTGGTGTCGATGCGGCCCGTGCCCGCCCGGCTCGTGGCCGGCGCGTGGCGCGCCAGCGCCTCCATCCCCGCCGCCCACGGCGGCCCCGTGCACGTCGGCGACGGCGCCCACCTCGGCATCCGCGACCTCGACCGGCCCGACTTCGGCGACCGCGTGGACCTGCTGCCCGGCGACGTGCCGGTCTTCTGGGCCTGCGGCGTCACCCCCCAGGCGGCGCTGATGGCCGCGCGGATTCCCTTCGCCATCACCCACGCCCCCGGCTATATGTTCATTACCGACGCGCGGGACAAGGAGTACCGAGTGGCATGA
- a CDS encoding 5-oxoprolinase subunit B family protein produces the protein MRILPAGEHALLVELPTGEAARALHAELLRRRAANELPGTGEIVPAARTVLIDDVRDPAALARRLATWEVPPVPASTGRDVTLRVRYDGPDLADVAALWGVGPEDVAEIHAAGVYRVAFCGFAPGFGYLTGLPERYAVPRRATPRTRVPPGSVALADAWTGVYPGASPGGWQLIGTTDAVLWDTGREPAALLAPGTRVRFVPETPA, from the coding sequence GTGAGAATCCTGCCGGCCGGGGAGCACGCGCTCCTCGTCGAACTGCCCACCGGCGAGGCGGCCCGGGCCCTGCACGCCGAACTGCTGCGCCGCCGGGCCGCGAACGAACTGCCGGGCACCGGGGAGATCGTGCCGGCCGCGCGCACCGTCCTGATCGACGACGTGCGCGACCCGGCCGCTCTCGCCCGGCGGCTCGCCACCTGGGAGGTGCCCCCGGTCCCGGCCTCGACCGGCCGGGACGTCACCCTCCGCGTGCGGTACGACGGCCCCGACCTCGCCGACGTCGCCGCACTCTGGGGCGTCGGGCCCGAGGACGTGGCCGAGATCCACGCGGCGGGCGTCTACCGCGTGGCGTTCTGCGGCTTCGCCCCCGGGTTCGGCTACCTCACCGGCCTGCCCGAACGGTACGCCGTGCCGCGCAGGGCCACGCCCAGGACCCGCGTCCCACCCGGCTCCGTGGCCCTGGCCGACGCCTGGACCGGCGTCTACCCCGGCGCCTCGCCCGGCGGCTGGCAGCTCATCGGCACCACCGACGCCGTGCTGTGGGACACGGGACGCGAGCCCGCCGCCCTCCTCGCCCCCGGTACCCGAGTCCGCTTCGTCCCGGAGACCCCCGCGTGA
- a CDS encoding LamB/YcsF family protein → MTGNDTATIDLNADLGEGFGRWHLTDDEALLDIVTSANVACGFHAGDPPTMRRVCELAARRGVAIGAHVAYRDLAGFGRRAMDVPPAELAAETAYQIGALETFARAAGTRVRYVKPHGALYNRTVHDEEQAEAVAEGVALTGLGLPVLGLPGSRLHRAARRAGLPAVSEAFADRAYTAAGTLVPRRAEGAVLTDADEVVARSVGIARDGQVTARDGGTVRVRARSLCVHGDTEGARDLAARVRDGLRAAGLRLEPFA, encoded by the coding sequence ATGACCGGCAACGACACGGCGACCATCGACCTGAACGCCGACCTCGGGGAAGGCTTCGGCCGCTGGCACCTCACCGACGACGAGGCGCTGCTCGACATCGTCACCAGCGCCAACGTCGCCTGCGGCTTCCACGCGGGCGACCCGCCCACCATGCGCCGCGTCTGCGAACTCGCGGCCCGGCGCGGCGTGGCCATCGGCGCCCACGTCGCCTACCGCGACCTGGCCGGCTTCGGCCGCCGCGCCATGGACGTGCCCCCCGCGGAACTGGCCGCCGAGACGGCCTACCAGATCGGCGCGCTGGAGACCTTCGCCCGCGCCGCCGGAACCCGCGTGCGGTACGTCAAACCCCACGGCGCCCTGTACAACCGCACCGTGCACGACGAGGAGCAGGCCGAGGCCGTCGCCGAGGGCGTCGCCCTCACCGGCCTCGGCCTGCCGGTCCTCGGCCTGCCTGGCTCGCGGCTGCACCGGGCCGCCAGGCGCGCCGGACTCCCCGCCGTCTCCGAGGCGTTCGCGGACCGCGCCTACACCGCGGCCGGCACCCTCGTGCCGCGCCGCGCGGAGGGCGCGGTCCTCACCGACGCGGACGAGGTCGTCGCCCGCTCGGTCGGCATCGCCAGGGACGGGCAGGTCACCGCGCGCGACGGCGGAACGGTCCGCGTGCGCGCCCGTTCCCTGTGCGTGCACGGCGACACCGAGGGCGCCCGCGACCTGGCCGCGCGGGTGCGGGACGGGCTGCGGGCGGCCGGGCTGCGTCTGGAGCCGTTCGCGTGA
- a CDS encoding 5-oxoprolinase subunit C family protein, which produces MSDRSLTVLRAGALTTVQDLGRAGYAHLGVPRSGALDPPAHRLANRLVGNPPHAATLETTLTGCALRPHGPVTAAVTGAPCPVAVDGRPAPWGTAFRVPAGAVLDIGRATAGVRAYLAIGGGIAVGAVLGSRSADLLSGLGPPPLTDGAVLPLGPGGPPPAPADAVPQPGPPAELALRLRPGPRDDWFAPNALATLARGRYRVSPESNRVGLRTQGPALKRARHDELPSEGLVLGAVQVPPNGLPLVFLADHPTTGGYPVIGVVPASDLPAAAQAPPGTPLRFVPLGRRCRAR; this is translated from the coding sequence GTGAGCGACCGCTCCCTCACCGTCCTGCGGGCCGGTGCCCTCACCACCGTCCAGGACCTCGGCCGCGCGGGGTACGCCCACCTCGGCGTGCCCCGCTCCGGCGCCCTCGACCCGCCCGCGCACCGGCTCGCCAACCGCCTCGTCGGCAACCCGCCGCACGCCGCCACCCTGGAGACCACGCTCACCGGCTGCGCGCTCCGGCCGCACGGGCCCGTCACCGCCGCCGTGACCGGCGCCCCCTGCCCGGTCGCCGTCGACGGGCGGCCCGCGCCCTGGGGAACGGCGTTCCGGGTGCCCGCCGGCGCCGTCCTCGACATCGGGCGCGCCACCGCGGGCGTGCGCGCCTACCTGGCCATCGGCGGCGGCATCGCGGTCGGCGCGGTCCTCGGCAGCCGCTCCGCCGACCTGCTGTCCGGGCTCGGCCCGCCGCCCCTGACCGACGGCGCGGTCCTGCCGCTCGGGCCCGGCGGCCCGCCGCCCGCGCCCGCCGACGCGGTGCCGCAGCCGGGACCGCCGGCCGAACTCGCGCTGCGCCTGCGGCCGGGGCCAAGGGACGACTGGTTCGCCCCGAACGCCCTGGCCACGCTCGCCCGGGGGCGTTACCGCGTGTCTCCGGAGAGCAACCGCGTCGGGCTGCGCACCCAGGGACCCGCCCTGAAACGCGCCCGGCACGACGAACTGCCCAGCGAGGGGCTCGTGCTGGGCGCCGTGCAGGTCCCGCCGAACGGCCTGCCCCTGGTGTTCCTCGCCGACCACCCCACCACCGGCGGCTACCCCGTGATCGGCGTCGTCCCCGCGTCCGACCTGCCCGCCGCCGCCCAGGCCCCGCCGGGCACCCCGCTGAGGTTCGTGCCCCTGGGCCGCCGCTGCCGCGCCCGTTGA
- a CDS encoding MFS transporter, which produces MSTPAPPAAPSGAHEDTGPLAWLRALGPRGRRAFAGAFGGYGLDSYDFFTLPLSMVAIEAYFLLDSGRTGLLTTVTLVSSAVGGAAAGILADRIGRVRALMITVATYATFTLLCGLAPTYETLLVFRALQGLGFGGEWAVGAILVAEYASPRHRGRTLAYIQSSWAVGWALAVLVWTLVFQIFEDDTAWRVMFLTGALPALLVVWVRRQVQDAPEAAERRRRSPDRGSFRAIFRRGLLRPTLFAVLMSTGVQGGYYTLATWVPTYLDDERGLTVVGTGGYLAFLITGAFTGYLTGGWVTDRLGRRNNVALFAVLSAVAILVYTNLPEGADTLVMVLGFPLGFCMSAVFSCFGSFLAELYPAEVRGTGQGFTYNTGRAAGAFFPGLVGFMADSMGVGGALVFGAAGYGLALLALLGLPETKGRELT; this is translated from the coding sequence GTCCGGCGCCCACGAAGACACCGGCCCCCTGGCCTGGTTACGGGCCCTCGGGCCGCGCGGACGCCGCGCGTTCGCCGGGGCCTTCGGCGGGTACGGCCTGGACTCCTACGACTTCTTCACCCTGCCGCTGAGCATGGTCGCCATCGAGGCGTACTTCCTGCTCGACTCGGGCAGGACCGGCCTGCTGACCACGGTCACCCTCGTGTCGTCGGCCGTCGGCGGCGCCGCGGCCGGCATCCTGGCCGACCGCATCGGCCGCGTCAGGGCCCTGATGATCACGGTCGCCACGTACGCCACGTTCACCCTCCTGTGCGGCCTGGCACCCACCTACGAGACGCTGCTGGTCTTTCGCGCCCTTCAGGGCCTGGGCTTCGGCGGCGAGTGGGCGGTCGGCGCGATCCTCGTCGCCGAGTACGCCTCACCCCGGCACCGCGGCAGGACCCTCGCCTACATCCAGAGTTCGTGGGCCGTCGGCTGGGCGCTCGCCGTGCTGGTGTGGACGCTCGTCTTCCAGATCTTCGAGGACGACACCGCCTGGCGCGTCATGTTCCTCACCGGCGCCCTGCCCGCCCTGCTCGTCGTCTGGGTGCGGCGGCAGGTGCAGGACGCGCCCGAGGCGGCGGAACGGCGCCGGCGCAGCCCGGACCGCGGCTCGTTCCGCGCCATCTTCCGCCGCGGACTGCTCCGCCCGACCCTGTTCGCCGTCCTCATGTCCACCGGCGTGCAAGGCGGTTACTACACCCTGGCGACCTGGGTGCCGACCTACCTCGACGACGAACGCGGCCTGACCGTCGTCGGCACCGGCGGCTACCTGGCCTTCCTCATCACCGGCGCGTTCACCGGCTACCTGACCGGCGGCTGGGTCACCGACCGGCTCGGCCGCAGGAACAACGTCGCGCTGTTCGCGGTGCTCTCCGCGGTCGCGATCCTCGTCTACACCAACCTCCCCGAGGGCGCCGACACCCTGGTGATGGTCCTCGGCTTCCCGCTCGGGTTCTGCATGTCCGCCGTCTTCAGCTGCTTCGGCTCCTTCCTCGCCGAGCTGTACCCGGCCGAAGTGCGCGGCACAGGACAGGGGTTCACCTACAACACCGGCCGCGCCGCCGGCGCCTTCTTCCCCGGGCTCGTCGGCTTCATGGCCGACAGCATGGGCGTCGGCGGCGCCCTGGTGTTCGGCGCGGCCGGCTACGGCCTCGCCCTGCTCGCCCTCCTCGGCCTCCCCGAGACCAAGGGCCGCGAACTCACCTGA